Proteins from a single region of Bogoriella caseilytica:
- a CDS encoding WXG100 family type VII secretion target, whose protein sequence is MTQFTVDSGEILIAADRTRATATAIRGEVAAMMGHLTALQASWRGTASQTFDACAAQWQATQATVDTSLEQISHALDNAARMYEETETAARSMFGT, encoded by the coding sequence ATGACGCAGTTCACCGTAGACAGCGGCGAGATCCTGATCGCCGCAGACCGCACCCGGGCCACGGCCACGGCCATCCGCGGAGAGGTTGCCGCCATGATGGGGCATCTGACCGCCCTGCAGGCGAGCTGGCGGGGTACGGCCTCGCAGACCTTCGACGCCTGTGCTGCCCAATGGCAGGCCACGCAGGCCACCGTGGACACCTCTCTGGAGCAGATCAGCCACGCGCTCGACAACGCCGCGCGGATGTACGAGGAGACTGAGACTGCAGCACGCTCGATGTTCGGCACCTGA